In Conger conger chromosome 12, fConCon1.1, whole genome shotgun sequence, one DNA window encodes the following:
- the nkx6.1 gene encoding homeobox protein Nkx-6.1 isoform X1, whose product MLAVGQMDGSRQSAFLLSTPPLAALHSMTEMKTPLYPAYPLSSGGPASSTSPSATSPNPGGIPVSSPGIKASVGLSSLASHQCAIATPHGINDILSRPSIVASGAAAVAASSSAGILSGLPRFSSLSPPPPPGLYFSPSAAAAVAVARYPKPLTDLPGRTPIFWPGVMQSPHWRDARFACSPHQNSVLLDKDGKRKHTRPTFSGQQIFALEKTFEQTKYLAGPERARLAYSLGMTESQVKVWFQNRRTKWRKRHAAEMASAKKKQDSETERLKGASENEDDDDDYNKPLDPNSDDEKITQLLKKHKPNSSLHIHTSENESS is encoded by the exons ATGTTAGCGGTGGGGCAGATGGACGGGTCCCGTCAGAGCGCATTCCTTCTCAGTACTCCGCCTTTAGCTGCTCTGCACAGCATGACCGAAATGAAGACTCCACTGTACCCAGCGTATCCCTTGTCTTCGGGCGGACCCGCTTCGTCTACCTCCCCTTCAGCAACCTCCCCAAATCCTGGTGGGATCCCTGTATCTTCCCCGGGGATCAAAGCGTCGGTCGGACTATCTTCACTCGCATCTCACCAGTGCGCGATCGCCACCCCCCACGGAATAAACGACATCCTCAGCCGTCCTTCAATCGTCGCCTCGGGGGCAGCGGCTGTGGCTGCGTCCTCCTCTGCTGGAATCTTGTCAGGACTGCCCCGCTTCAGTAGCTTGAGCCCACCGCCTCCTCCCGGCCTGTATTTCAGCCCCAGTGCCGCGGCGGCCGTGGCAGTGGCTCGCTACCCCAAGCCACTGACGGACCTCCCAGGCAGGACCCCTATATTTTGGCCCGGAGTCATGCAAAGCCCACATTGGAGAGACGCCAGATTCGCTTGCTCGCCCC ACCAGAATTCGGTTTTGCTCGACaaagatggaaagaggaaaCATACGAGACCCACATTTTCCGGACAGCAGATTTTTGCCCTGGAAAAGACGTTTGAACAGACGAAATATTTAGCAGGACCCGAGAGAGCGCGGCTGGCCTACTCGTTGGGGATGACAGAAAGCCAAGTGAAG GTTTGGTTTCAAAACAGAAGAACGAAATGGCGGAAAAGGCACGCGGCCGAGATGGCTTCAGCAAAGAAAAAGCAGGATTCGGAGACCGAGCGGCTGAAGGGGGCTTCAGAAAACGAAGACGACGACGACGATTATAACAAGCCGTTGGACCCAAACTCGGACGACGAGAAAATTACACAGTTACTGAAGAAACACAAACCAAACTCTTCTCTTCACATCCACACGTCAGAAAACGAAAGTTCATag
- the nkx6.1 gene encoding homeobox protein Nkx-6.1 isoform X2, which produces MDGSRQSAFLLSTPPLAALHSMTEMKTPLYPAYPLSSGGPASSTSPSATSPNPGGIPVSSPGIKASVGLSSLASHQCAIATPHGINDILSRPSIVASGAAAVAASSSAGILSGLPRFSSLSPPPPPGLYFSPSAAAAVAVARYPKPLTDLPGRTPIFWPGVMQSPHWRDARFACSPHQNSVLLDKDGKRKHTRPTFSGQQIFALEKTFEQTKYLAGPERARLAYSLGMTESQVKVWFQNRRTKWRKRHAAEMASAKKKQDSETERLKGASENEDDDDDYNKPLDPNSDDEKITQLLKKHKPNSSLHIHTSENESS; this is translated from the exons ATGGACGGGTCCCGTCAGAGCGCATTCCTTCTCAGTACTCCGCCTTTAGCTGCTCTGCACAGCATGACCGAAATGAAGACTCCACTGTACCCAGCGTATCCCTTGTCTTCGGGCGGACCCGCTTCGTCTACCTCCCCTTCAGCAACCTCCCCAAATCCTGGTGGGATCCCTGTATCTTCCCCGGGGATCAAAGCGTCGGTCGGACTATCTTCACTCGCATCTCACCAGTGCGCGATCGCCACCCCCCACGGAATAAACGACATCCTCAGCCGTCCTTCAATCGTCGCCTCGGGGGCAGCGGCTGTGGCTGCGTCCTCCTCTGCTGGAATCTTGTCAGGACTGCCCCGCTTCAGTAGCTTGAGCCCACCGCCTCCTCCCGGCCTGTATTTCAGCCCCAGTGCCGCGGCGGCCGTGGCAGTGGCTCGCTACCCCAAGCCACTGACGGACCTCCCAGGCAGGACCCCTATATTTTGGCCCGGAGTCATGCAAAGCCCACATTGGAGAGACGCCAGATTCGCTTGCTCGCCCC ACCAGAATTCGGTTTTGCTCGACaaagatggaaagaggaaaCATACGAGACCCACATTTTCCGGACAGCAGATTTTTGCCCTGGAAAAGACGTTTGAACAGACGAAATATTTAGCAGGACCCGAGAGAGCGCGGCTGGCCTACTCGTTGGGGATGACAGAAAGCCAAGTGAAG GTTTGGTTTCAAAACAGAAGAACGAAATGGCGGAAAAGGCACGCGGCCGAGATGGCTTCAGCAAAGAAAAAGCAGGATTCGGAGACCGAGCGGCTGAAGGGGGCTTCAGAAAACGAAGACGACGACGACGATTATAACAAGCCGTTGGACCCAAACTCGGACGACGAGAAAATTACACAGTTACTGAAGAAACACAAACCAAACTCTTCTCTTCACATCCACACGTCAGAAAACGAAAGTTCATag